In Myxococcus stipitatus, a single window of DNA contains:
- a CDS encoding DUF1152 domain-containing protein: MDLSTSPLFERLASARHVLIAGGGGGFDVFSGLPLYFRLRELGKQVSLANLTFTDLGRVDAAPVAPGVVRVDATTPGPRGYYPEGLLSQWFAARGEQVPVYCIERVGMAPVRASYAALHALLGFDAVVLVDGGTDILMRGDEVGLGTPHEDIASLGAVHALPVRDKLVVCLGFGVDRYHGVCHAHFLESVAALSKAGAYLGVTALLEPMPEAALFKEAVTYVCQRMPQAPSIVSLSVVSALEGEYGDVHRTERTRGSTLWINPLMSMYWAFDLGAVARRCLYLDALRDTQTHWEMDAVIELFREELRIRPWQDIPV, encoded by the coding sequence GTGGACTTGTCGACCTCCCCCTTGTTCGAGCGGCTCGCGTCCGCCCGTCACGTGCTCATCGCTGGCGGCGGCGGTGGGTTCGACGTGTTCAGCGGCCTGCCGCTGTACTTCCGGCTGCGCGAGCTGGGGAAGCAGGTGTCGCTGGCCAACCTGACCTTCACGGACCTGGGGCGCGTGGACGCCGCGCCGGTGGCGCCGGGCGTGGTGCGGGTGGACGCGACGACGCCCGGGCCTCGGGGCTACTACCCGGAGGGCTTGCTGTCCCAGTGGTTCGCGGCGCGCGGCGAGCAGGTGCCCGTGTACTGCATCGAGCGGGTGGGGATGGCGCCGGTGCGGGCGTCCTACGCGGCGCTGCACGCGCTGCTGGGCTTCGACGCGGTGGTGCTGGTGGACGGGGGGACGGACATCCTGATGCGCGGGGACGAGGTGGGGCTGGGCACGCCGCACGAGGACATCGCGAGCCTGGGCGCGGTGCACGCGCTGCCGGTGCGCGACAAGCTGGTGGTGTGCCTGGGGTTCGGCGTGGACCGGTACCACGGCGTCTGCCATGCGCACTTCCTGGAGTCGGTGGCGGCGTTGAGCAAGGCGGGCGCCTACCTGGGGGTCACCGCGCTGCTGGAGCCCATGCCGGAGGCGGCGCTGTTCAAGGAGGCGGTGACGTACGTGTGTCAGCGGATGCCCCAGGCGCCGAGCATCGTGTCGCTGTCGGTGGTGTCCGCGCTGGAGGGCGAGTACGGCGACGTCCACCGCACCGAGCGCACCCGGGGGAGCACGCTGTGGATCAACCCGCTGATGAGCATGTACTGGGCGTTCGACCTGGGTGCGGTGGCGCGGCGGTGCCTGTACCTGGATGCCCTCCGGGACACCCAGACGCATTGGGAGATGGACGCGGTCATCGAGCTGTTCCGCGAGGAGTTGCGCATCCGTCCGTGGCAGGACATCCCGGTGTGA
- a CDS encoding serine/threonine-protein kinase produces MSEQDEVELRHVLAEGLVSREEAAALREDAARLGRRPLELLRERGRLSEDTYASALRVLRPVEAVPAGASSPEAARDLPGAWGDVTGAVLPRVPATGPARVDSGAPEREGAHRATGVAPSPSPDPGPVAAVEPVPAFPVPGWERYQPVRFLGQGGMGRVFLAWDPGLRRHVALKFVRGDEPELARRFVAEARAQARITHPRVCEVYEVGEVQGRVYIAMRHVDGVSLGALADSLSLEQKAMLIREAAEGVHAAHRAGLVHRDIKPVNILVERSADGALSPFVMDFGLARDWKEGVTATGTVLGTPHYMSPEQARGEVARLDRRADVYALGATLYALLTGRPPIPGENALEVLGNIATVEPRPPRSLERDIPPDLEAITLKCLEKERSARYGSARELAEDLSRFLDGAPVLARTGWGYRARKWVRRRRGPVLAATVGLLVVGLAVGQAVHARREVVAREALARGFTEQVERIDAQARISALAPLHDTRGDRESMRGRMRAIEDAMRGAGPTAEGPGHFALGRGFLALDDPDSARRHLEAAWEAGYQEPRVAHALALALGQLYQRARLEAERLQEAAARAARLAEVDRLYREPARDFLRRSAGAEGAAPEYVAALLAFWEDRPDEARAQLAALEARLRWFHEAPQLLGDILLARAVRRWNTGDREGARADLQESAAAYSRALDIGRNVPGLYKALARLEGWALLMSLYSQGEVAEHHARGVEAVSRALVAAPDDAEAHELEAGLHRRFAEHESRRGGDVSTLTAKALLAARRAVELAPGSTTGLHELALANWQEARMRQEKGQDPRPSLLEAAAAFERIPVSARDYSVQADLGQVFRVWADYEDGVGGDSRAYRERAIASHERAVQLDARRPEAWINLGTELLARASHPQAANPGEDLDQAMAALERAQSINPSHVVPWFYAGEVQLAKAARLRDSGADVGPALERALTLYRKGLSINAELPPLHNGLGTALFEQAKVAWERGGDPEPLLDEARKAFEAAVALAPAQGYGQNNLGEVHAWRAAVLLKEGRSPEAAVRAARAALEKAVTLVPDLPQPWLNLGLALHVEAIWAIRREGTAGVLLDMSYRNLSHARSLNPKLAGVWHSLGEASMVEVVEEPGPDAGGFEEAERAFQKAIELEPAQPEHRVAFSLACLQSARRLGAGDAASRLTRGLALVDEALVLRPAWPRAQALRAATLLTLAELPGRPESTPEARREARESLARAIQENRHLAHEWSPFLAEPRPGAWSATRAP; encoded by the coding sequence TTGAGTGAGCAAGACGAGGTCGAGCTGCGGCATGTGCTCGCGGAGGGGCTGGTGTCGCGCGAGGAGGCGGCGGCGCTTCGTGAGGACGCGGCGCGGCTGGGACGTCGCCCGCTGGAGTTGCTGCGCGAGCGCGGCAGGTTGTCCGAGGACACGTACGCGTCTGCGCTCCGGGTGCTCCGGCCCGTGGAGGCGGTGCCTGCCGGGGCGTCCTCGCCTGAAGCGGCGCGGGACCTGCCGGGGGCTTGGGGCGATGTGACGGGCGCGGTGCTTCCTCGTGTCCCGGCGACGGGCCCTGCTCGTGTCGACAGCGGCGCACCGGAGCGCGAGGGCGCCCACCGAGCGACAGGCGTCGCTCCGTCACCCTCACCGGATCCGGGACCTGTCGCCGCCGTCGAGCCGGTGCCCGCGTTCCCCGTGCCCGGCTGGGAGCGCTACCAACCCGTGCGCTTCCTCGGGCAGGGGGGCATGGGGCGCGTGTTCCTCGCGTGGGACCCGGGCCTGCGTCGCCACGTGGCGCTCAAGTTCGTGCGAGGCGACGAGCCCGAACTGGCCCGGCGCTTCGTCGCGGAGGCCCGCGCCCAGGCGCGTATCACCCATCCGCGTGTCTGCGAGGTGTACGAGGTCGGCGAGGTCCAGGGCCGCGTGTACATCGCCATGCGGCACGTGGATGGCGTATCGCTCGGCGCGCTCGCCGACTCGCTCAGCCTCGAACAGAAGGCGATGCTGATACGCGAGGCCGCGGAGGGCGTGCATGCCGCGCACCGTGCGGGGCTCGTCCATCGCGATATCAAGCCCGTCAACATATTGGTGGAGCGCTCGGCGGACGGCGCGCTGTCACCCTTCGTCATGGACTTCGGGTTGGCGCGGGACTGGAAGGAGGGCGTCACCGCGACGGGCACGGTGCTGGGCACGCCGCACTACATGTCGCCCGAGCAGGCCCGGGGAGAGGTGGCCCGCCTGGACCGACGCGCGGACGTCTACGCCCTCGGCGCCACGCTCTACGCGCTGCTCACCGGCCGGCCTCCCATTCCCGGGGAGAACGCGTTGGAGGTGCTCGGCAACATCGCCACGGTGGAGCCGCGTCCGCCGCGCTCGCTGGAGCGGGACATCCCTCCGGACCTGGAGGCCATCACCCTCAAGTGCCTGGAGAAGGAGCGCTCCGCGCGCTACGGCTCGGCGCGCGAGCTGGCGGAGGACCTCTCCCGGTTCCTCGATGGCGCGCCCGTGTTGGCTCGCACGGGGTGGGGCTATCGCGCGCGCAAGTGGGTGCGCCGTCGCCGTGGCCCGGTGCTCGCGGCGACGGTGGGCCTGCTCGTCGTGGGCCTCGCGGTGGGGCAGGCGGTGCATGCGCGCCGCGAGGTCGTCGCGCGCGAGGCGCTGGCTCGGGGCTTCACGGAGCAGGTGGAGCGCATCGACGCGCAGGCGCGCATCTCGGCGCTGGCGCCGCTGCACGATACCCGGGGGGACCGCGAGTCGATGCGGGGCCGCATGCGGGCCATCGAGGACGCGATGCGCGGCGCGGGCCCCACGGCGGAGGGCCCGGGGCACTTCGCGCTCGGGCGCGGCTTCCTGGCGCTGGACGACCCGGACTCGGCCCGGCGTCACCTGGAGGCCGCATGGGAGGCGGGCTACCAGGAGCCGCGCGTGGCCCATGCGCTGGCCCTGGCGCTGGGACAGCTCTATCAGCGAGCGAGGCTGGAGGCGGAGCGGCTCCAGGAAGCGGCGGCGCGCGCGGCGAGGCTCGCGGAGGTGGACCGTCTCTATCGCGAGCCGGCTCGGGACTTCCTGCGGCGGAGCGCGGGCGCCGAGGGGGCCGCGCCCGAGTATGTCGCCGCGCTGCTCGCCTTCTGGGAGGATCGGCCCGACGAGGCGCGCGCGCAGCTGGCCGCGCTGGAAGCTCGACTGCGGTGGTTCCATGAAGCGCCCCAGCTGTTGGGAGACATCCTCCTGGCCCGGGCGGTCCGCCGTTGGAACACAGGAGACCGGGAGGGTGCGCGCGCGGACCTCCAGGAGAGCGCGGCGGCCTACTCACGGGCGCTCGACATCGGTCGCAACGTGCCCGGCCTGTACAAGGCGCTCGCGCGGCTGGAGGGCTGGGCGTTGTTGATGTCGCTCTACAGCCAGGGCGAGGTCGCGGAGCACCACGCGCGCGGGGTGGAGGCGGTGTCCCGTGCGCTCGTGGCGGCGCCCGACGACGCGGAGGCCCATGAGCTGGAGGCGGGGCTCCATCGACGCTTCGCGGAACACGAGAGTCGGCGCGGAGGCGATGTATCGACGCTGACGGCGAAGGCCCTCCTGGCGGCCCGGCGCGCCGTGGAGCTGGCCCCCGGAAGCACCACGGGCCTGCACGAGCTGGCGCTCGCGAACTGGCAGGAAGCGCGGATGCGTCAGGAGAAGGGGCAGGACCCTCGCCCGTCCTTGCTCGAGGCCGCCGCCGCCTTCGAGCGCATCCCCGTCAGCGCCCGCGACTACTCCGTCCAGGCGGACCTGGGGCAGGTCTTCCGTGTCTGGGCGGACTACGAGGACGGCGTCGGCGGTGACTCGCGGGCCTACCGCGAGCGCGCCATCGCCTCGCACGAGCGGGCGGTCCAGTTGGACGCACGCAGGCCGGAGGCGTGGATCAACCTGGGCACCGAGCTGCTCGCCCGAGCCTCGCATCCCCAAGCGGCGAACCCGGGCGAGGACCTGGACCAGGCCATGGCCGCGTTGGAGCGCGCCCAGTCCATCAACCCCAGCCACGTCGTGCCGTGGTTCTACGCGGGCGAGGTGCAGCTCGCGAAGGCCGCGCGGCTCCGGGACTCGGGCGCCGACGTGGGGCCGGCCCTGGAGCGGGCGCTGACGCTCTACCGGAAGGGGCTGTCCATCAACGCGGAGCTGCCGCCGCTGCACAATGGCCTGGGCACCGCGCTCTTCGAGCAGGCGAAGGTGGCCTGGGAGCGCGGGGGAGACCCGGAGCCGCTCCTCGACGAGGCGCGGAAGGCTTTCGAGGCCGCCGTCGCCCTGGCCCCCGCGCAGGGGTATGGGCAGAACAACCTGGGGGAGGTCCACGCGTGGCGCGCGGCGGTGCTGCTGAAGGAGGGGCGCTCCCCCGAGGCCGCGGTGCGCGCGGCGCGAGCGGCGTTGGAGAAGGCCGTCACGCTGGTGCCCGACCTGCCACAGCCCTGGTTGAACCTGGGCCTCGCGCTTCATGTGGAGGCCATCTGGGCGATTCGGCGGGAGGGCACGGCGGGTGTCCTGCTGGACATGTCCTACCGGAACCTCAGCCACGCGCGCTCGCTGAATCCGAAGCTGGCCGGGGTGTGGCATTCGCTGGGCGAAGCGTCGATGGTCGAGGTGGTGGAGGAGCCAGGTCCGGACGCGGGTGGGTTCGAGGAGGCGGAGAGGGCCTTCCAGAAGGCCATCGAGCTGGAGCCCGCTCAGCCCGAGCACCGCGTGGCCTTCTCGCTCGCCTGTCTCCAGTCGGCGCGACGCTTGGGGGCGGGTGACGCGGCGTCGCGGCTGACGCGCGGGCTCGCGCTCGTGGACGAGGCGCTGGTGCTTCGCCCGGCGTGGCCGAGGGCCCAGGCCCTTCGCGCGGCGACCCTGCTGACGCTCGCGGAGCTGCCAGGTCGTCCCGAGTCGACGCCCGAGGCCCGACGCGAGGCCCGGGAGTCACTGGCCCGGGCCATCCAGGAGAACCGCCACCTCGCGCACGAGTGGAGCCCGTTCCTCGCGGAGCCGAGGCCCGGCGCCTGGAGCGCGACGCGGGCCCCGTAG
- a CDS encoding ornithine cyclodeaminase family protein: MPTLILTARDMRGLYTVDLGLEAVERAFRAHGRGESLMPPKVYLSLPKYDGDFRAMPAYLDGAAGVKWVNAHPRNPQKHQLPTVRALYILSDPDTASPLAILDGTLLTAWRTGCAGGVASKFLARPKPRTLGLVGCGVQARVLIDAHRALFGDMELLLADASESAAKALQAERGGRVVSLQEASGADIVCTSTPSRTPVVKREWLTPGAHINAMGADAPGKQELDPRILTEGRVFIDDTEQATHSGEVNVPLHDGLLRVEQIAGTLGEVVAGTRPGRARDEVTVFDSTGLAVQDLALARALYEKARAQSVGQTLDIVGG; the protein is encoded by the coding sequence ATGCCCACCCTCATCCTGACCGCCCGCGACATGCGCGGCCTCTACACCGTCGACCTCGGCCTGGAGGCCGTCGAGCGCGCCTTCCGCGCCCACGGCCGCGGCGAGTCGCTCATGCCGCCCAAGGTCTACCTGTCCCTCCCCAAGTACGACGGAGACTTCCGCGCCATGCCCGCCTACCTCGACGGCGCCGCGGGCGTGAAATGGGTCAACGCGCATCCGCGCAACCCCCAGAAGCACCAGCTGCCCACCGTGCGCGCGCTCTACATCCTGAGCGACCCGGACACCGCCTCGCCCCTGGCCATCCTCGACGGCACGCTGCTCACCGCGTGGCGCACCGGCTGCGCGGGCGGCGTCGCGTCCAAGTTCCTCGCCAGGCCCAAGCCGCGCACGCTCGGCCTCGTGGGCTGCGGCGTACAGGCCCGCGTCCTCATCGACGCGCACCGCGCCCTCTTCGGCGACATGGAGCTGCTGCTCGCGGACGCCTCCGAGTCCGCCGCCAAGGCCCTCCAGGCCGAGAGGGGCGGACGCGTCGTCAGCCTCCAGGAGGCCAGCGGCGCGGACATCGTCTGCACCTCCACGCCCTCGCGCACCCCCGTGGTGAAGCGCGAGTGGCTCACCCCCGGCGCCCACATCAACGCCATGGGCGCGGACGCCCCCGGCAAGCAGGAGCTCGATCCGCGCATCCTCACCGAGGGCCGCGTCTTCATCGACGACACCGAACAGGCCACCCACTCCGGCGAGGTCAACGTCCCCCTCCACGACGGCCTGCTGCGCGTCGAGCAGATTGCCGGCACGCTCGGAGAGGTCGTCGCCGGCACCCGACCGGGACGCGCCCGGGACGAGGTCACCGTGTTCGACTCGACCGGGCTCGCCGTGCAGGACCTCGCGCTCGCTCGCGCGCTGTACGAGAAGGCCCGCGCACAGAGTGTCGGACAGACACTCGATATCGTGGGCGGCTGA
- a CDS encoding sigma 54-interacting transcriptional regulator: MSPTLADVSTAAVPERTGGPQGPRLVPALTVISHPLPRRVGERLSLDALPAGREVALSRNGPDFSRPGAVLGQPLNDPFISRKPLVLATGSRPGAVRLTNSEGGTRVAVAGSPLEGTWELSEDEVAAGVPLELGGRVVVLLHAMEPESSTAPSDALGMVGESTGVRRLRQHIQRVADLDVPVLIRGETGTGKERVAQAIHQRSRRRDGRFVSVNLGAIPKELAAAELFGSQKGAYTGATQSREGFFRAAHGGTLFLDEVGEAPPEVQVMLLRVLETGEVYPVGGTAPVKVDVRLLAATDADLEERIRDGRFRAPLLHRLAGYDLHVPPLRERREDVGRLFFHFAREELAALGEAHHLDNEDAWAEPWLPAPLAVRLVRFGWPGNIRQLRNLARQLVIGSRGQPRLHAEPRLEQELEVAAATPGAPVTPAASEPGAEPRAGATRRKASQVTEEELLATLREHAWDLKASADALGIPRPSLYDLIDKSPNLRTAGDLSPDEITRAFEAHAGDLDAMARHLEVSRRALGRRLKELGLTPRE, translated from the coding sequence ATGTCGCCCACGCTCGCTGACGTCTCCACCGCGGCGGTGCCGGAACGGACCGGCGGCCCCCAGGGGCCTCGACTCGTCCCGGCCCTCACCGTCATCTCCCATCCCCTGCCGCGGCGCGTGGGCGAGCGGCTGTCGCTCGACGCGCTGCCCGCGGGCCGGGAGGTGGCCCTGTCGCGCAACGGGCCGGACTTCTCGAGGCCCGGCGCGGTGCTCGGCCAGCCGCTGAACGACCCGTTCATCAGCCGCAAGCCGCTGGTGCTCGCCACCGGCTCACGGCCCGGCGCGGTGCGGCTGACCAACAGCGAGGGCGGCACGCGCGTCGCCGTCGCGGGCTCCCCGCTGGAGGGCACCTGGGAGCTGTCGGAGGACGAGGTGGCCGCGGGCGTCCCGCTGGAGCTGGGCGGGCGCGTGGTCGTGCTGCTGCACGCCATGGAGCCGGAGTCGTCGACGGCTCCGTCGGACGCGCTCGGCATGGTGGGCGAGAGCACCGGGGTGCGGCGGCTGCGCCAGCACATCCAGCGCGTGGCCGACCTGGACGTGCCCGTGCTCATCCGCGGTGAGACGGGCACCGGCAAGGAGCGCGTGGCCCAGGCCATCCACCAGCGCAGCCGTCGCCGCGACGGGCGGTTCGTCAGCGTCAACCTGGGCGCGATTCCCAAGGAGCTGGCCGCCGCCGAGCTGTTCGGCTCGCAGAAGGGCGCGTACACCGGCGCGACGCAGAGCCGCGAGGGCTTCTTCCGCGCCGCGCATGGCGGCACGCTGTTCCTCGACGAGGTCGGCGAGGCGCCACCCGAGGTGCAGGTCATGCTGCTGCGCGTGCTGGAGACGGGCGAGGTGTACCCCGTCGGCGGCACCGCGCCCGTGAAGGTGGACGTGCGCCTCTTGGCCGCGACCGACGCGGACCTGGAGGAGCGCATCCGCGACGGACGCTTCAGGGCGCCGCTGCTCCACCGGCTGGCGGGCTACGACCTCCACGTCCCGCCGCTGCGCGAGCGGCGCGAGGACGTGGGGCGCCTCTTCTTCCACTTCGCGCGCGAGGAGCTCGCCGCCCTGGGCGAGGCCCACCACCTGGACAACGAGGACGCGTGGGCGGAGCCATGGCTGCCCGCGCCGCTCGCGGTGCGGCTGGTGCGCTTCGGCTGGCCCGGCAACATCCGCCAGCTCCGCAACCTCGCGCGGCAGCTCGTCATCGGCAGTCGGGGCCAGCCGCGCCTGCACGCGGAGCCCCGGCTGGAGCAGGAGCTGGAGGTGGCCGCCGCCACGCCCGGCGCGCCCGTGACTCCCGCGGCCTCCGAGCCAGGCGCCGAGCCCCGCGCCGGAGCGACCCGCCGCAAGGCCTCCCAGGTGACGGAGGAGGAGCTGCTGGCGACGCTGCGCGAACATGCGTGGGACCTGAAGGCCTCCGCGGACGCGCTGGGGATTCCGCGCCCGTCGCTCTACGACCTCATCGACAAGAGCCCGAACCTGCGCACCGCGGGGGACCTGAGCCCAGACGAAATCACCCGCGCCTTCGAGGCCCACGCGGGCGACCTGGACGCCATGGCGCGGCACCTCGAGGTGTCGCGGCGCGCGCTCGGGCGGCGCTTGAAGGAGCTGGGGCTGACGCCTCGCGAGTGA